A single region of the Leishmania donovani BPK282A1 complete genome, chromosome 19 genome encodes:
- a CDS encoding ATP-dependent zinc metallopeptidase, putative, whose translation MDPLQREASKNGEEGAAGAERPSYFRGFFDAEKRRKVVNHDPTVGQAIGGAVVMALPVALIIVLVMRRHARLATQEASGAAPKEGGFFSEMQKMMRQTMNPMGEKNFKVSVKDTKFSDVIGVPEALAEVQQYVNFLKTPQVFTRLGGRLPKGCILTGEPGTGKTLLAKAVAGEASVPFYSCSGADFIEVYAGSGPKRVRELFAAAKKDAPSVIFIDEIDAVGSRSSGNGAMGLSSEENRTINQLLAELDGLQPNEAVVVFAATNFVDSLDKALLREGRFDRKVEIPMPDRQARQDLFNHYLSRIACEDAGSLSKKLAELTPGVSPATIAAIVNEGALSAAIKDKAVVAAVDLLPAIDDVLVGKKHRSRMSDDAARRVALHESGHALVAWLLPEQTDVVKISITPRGPAGGFTQQVGREVLDMATEFSLFTDICVMLGGRLAEMTQHESLTTGTQDDYQRATQTAIREFLAFGMSRQVGLLSYEPQRLSEGRMHQKHSEAAHKMAEEEAARLVAAASDHVKMLLRSHDALLQKLAASLFERKELLREDIEAIVGPRPGTSSAVSEQTRAALRRFVDASEAAALQRQTAREAMCATLSTA comes from the coding sequence ATGGATCCTCTGCAACGGGAGGCGTCCAAGAAcggtgaggagggggcggcgggggcaGAGAGGCCCTCCTACTTCCGCGGCTTCTTCGAcgcagagaagcgccgcAAGGTGGTCAACCATGACCCTACCGTAGGCCAGGCCattggcggcgccgttgtaATGGCACTCCCGGTGGCGCTCATCATAGTTTTGGTGATGCGTCGACACGCGCGCCTCGCCACTCAGGAGGCgtccggcgccgcgccgaagGAGGGCGGCTTCTTCAGCGAGATGCAGAAAATGATGCGGCAGACCATGAATCCGATGGGTGAGAAGAACTTCAAGGTGTCGGTGAAGGACACGAAGTTTAGCGACGTCATCGGTGTACCAGAGGCACTGGCAGAGGTACAGCAGTACGTCAACTTCCTGAAGACGCCGCAAGTTTTCACCCGGCTCGGCGGCCGCCTACCGAAGGGTTGCATTCTCACAGGAGAGCccggcaccggcaagacGCTGCTCGCAAAGGCGGTGGCCGGCGAGGCGAGCGTTCCCTTCTACAGCTGCAGTGGTGCTGACTTCATCGAGGTGTACGCCGGCTCCGGACCAAAGCGAGTGCGCGAGCTCTTCGCGGCGGCCAAGAAAGATGCCCCGTCTGTTATCTTCATCGACGAGAtcgacgccgtcggctcgcgcagcagcgggaacGGTGCGATGGGTctcagcagcgaggagaaTCGAACCATCAATCAACTGCTGGCCGAGCTGGACGGGCTGCAACCGAACGAGGCGGTTGTCGTGTTCGCGGCTACGAACTTTGTGGACAGCCTAGACAAGGCACTCCTGCGCGAGGGCCGCTTTGACCGCAAGGTCGAGATCCCGATGCCGGACAGGCAGGCTCGCCAGGACCTCTTCAACCACTATCTTAGCCGCATCGCCTGCGAGGATGCCGGGTCGCTCTCGAAGAAACTGGCCGAGCTGACTCCTGGAGTGTCGCCAGCCACCATCGCAGCCATCGTCAACGAAGGTGCTCTCAGCGCCGCCATAAAGGACAaagccgtcgtcgccgccgtggacCTCCTCCCCGCGATTGACGACGTACTCGTCGGCAAGAAGCACCGCAGTCGCATGAGCGACGATGCTGCGAGAAGGGTGGCACTACATGAGAGCGGCCACGCACTCGTGGCATGGCTGCTGCCAGAGCAGACAGACGTGGTCAAGATCTCCATCACGCCGCGCGGCCCCGCCGGAGGCTTCACCCAGCAGGTCGGCCGCGAGGTGTTGGACATGGCGACTGAGTTTTCGCTCTTCACGGACATTTGCGTCATGCTGGGTGGGCGGCTGGCGGAGATGACGCAGCACGAGTCCCTCACCACTGGTACTCAGGACGACTACCAGCGGGCGACTCAGACGGCCATTCGTGAGTTCCTTGCGTTTGGTATGTCTCGCCAGGTCGGTCTCCTCTCGTACGAGCCGCAGCGACTCAGCGAGGGTCGCATGCACCAGAAGCACTCGGAGGCAGCGCATAagatggcggaggaggaggcggcccggctggtcgctgccgcgtctgATCACGTGAAGATGCTCTTGCGGTCTCATGATGCACTACTGCAGAAGCTCGCGGCTTCGCTCTTCGAGAGGAAGGaactgctgcgcgaggaTATAGAAGCGATTGTGGGTCCACGCCCTGGAACCAGCTCGGCCGTGTCGGAGCAGACGCGTGCGGCACTTCGCCGCTTCGTCGACGCGTCTgaagccgcagcgctgcaacgCCAGACCGCAAGAGAGGCGATGTGTGCCACCCTTTCTACTGCGTAA
- a CDS encoding protein kinase, putative, translating to MSARRSRLRRVRWLPHQRIVVLKEVDLWAEDCVTEGVDVVAERLWRMRMDASRNGRAQYLAEYLALHVDSSRHYQWLLSNYGPSLRDVLLTSSLTPFTEERCKGVLRRVLLALDQLHRVSMYVHADVSLGNVLTSPSSCDDVVLGDLESVSPIGAVPRGCLGSYLFMAPERLVDGALPLAPHDDIWAFGIVCYNLLTWDVTHPWCALGTESDHSENYWAFLDLMSKAKDVPPCQLLLQSPLSRCSKEALTFVAVCLSWDPACRPSAAELLQHSWMLSP from the coding sequence ATGAGCGCACGGCGTAGTCGACTCCGCCGCGTTCGGTggctgccgcaccagcgcaTCGTGGTGCTCAAAGAGGTCGATTTGTGGGCCGAGGACTGCGTAACGGAGGGTGTGGATGTCGTTGCGGAGCGACTTTGGCGGATGCGCATGGATGCGAGCCGCAACGGGAGAGCGCAGTACTTGGCCGAGTACCTGGCCCTCCATGTCGACTCCTCGCGCCACTATCAGTGGCTCCTAAGCAACTACGGCCCTTCGCTCCGGGACGTGTTGCTCACTTCCTCCCTGACTCCCTTCACAGAGGAGCGCTGCAaaggcgtgctgcgccgtgtcCTCCTGGCGCTCGatcagctgcaccgcgtgtCCATGTACGTGCACGCCGACGTTAGCCTCGGCAATGTCTTGACTTCACCGTCGAGCTGTGACGACGTTGTGCTGGGGGACTTGGAGAGCGTGAGCCCGATCGGTGCTGTGCCTCGTGGGTGTCTTGGGTCATACCTCTTCATGGCGCCGGAGAGACTGGTGGACGGCGCActgcccctcgcccctcACGACGACATTTGGGCGTTCGGCATCGTTTGCTACAACCTGCTAACGTGGGACGTGACGCATCCATGGTGTGCTCTAGGGACAGAGTCCGATCACTCGGAGAACTACTGGGCCTTCTTGGACCTCATGTCGAAGGCGAAGGACGTGCCGCCGTGCCAGCTCCTGTTGCAGTCGCCACTGTCACGGTGCTCCAAAGAGGCGCTGACGTTTGTTGCGGTATGTTTGAGTTGGGACCCGGCATGTCGCCCTTCTGCTGCGGAGCTGCTACAGCACAGTTGGATGCTTTCTCCATGA
- a CDS encoding potassium voltage-gated channel, putative yields the protein MHRIVKVNVGGRYFQTRLTTLLRFPDTSFAKMFEGLASTSALPPTPSPPPQPTESEDVFVDANPDVFEKVLGFLRTNRIQLPLNDECLRAELVHYLNAWDLMPHAFPASAADGAVEGEEAHLIELPDVCVVQLCDHMQHDQGVKRHAMTITYGADGFQLRKLTQMIRRDLNQQLSSTYWQCYQTNERAAFFATTKVANGAADILTTSITQQVVQHTERLGYHLATSYVTLSPDVVHTSVRMLIHNFIFRRVRLPALEAADEASLLGDGGDEVETYQNFEPRPVGPRKVQWADSPSKPPAQDVSTDLWK from the coding sequence ATGCACCGAATCGTCAAGGTGAACGTCGGAGGGCGTTACTTTCAGACACGCCTCACCACGCTGCTCCGCTTCCCCGACACGTCTTTTGCCAAGATGTTTGAGGGACTGGCATCGACGAGCGCCTTACCGCCcactccatcgccgccgccgcagcccacagagagcgaggatGTGTTTGTGGATGCTAACCCCGACGTTTTTGAGAAGGTTCTGGGATTTCTGCGCACCAACCGCATCCAGCTGCCCTTGAATGACGAGTGTCTGCGCGCCGAGCTCGTCCATTATCTCAATGCCTGGGACCTCATGCCGCATGCCTTCcctgcgtctgctgcagACGGTGCCgtggaaggggaggaggctcATCTCATCGAACTCCCCgacgtgtgcgtggtgcagctgtgcgacCACATGCAGCACGACCAAGGTGTGAAGCGCCACGCCATGACTATCACCTACGGCGCCGACGGGTTTCAGCTCCGAAAACTCACGCAGATGATCCGCCGAGACCTGAATCAGCAGCTCTCCTCCACTTACTGGCAGTGCTACCAAACCAACGAGCGGGCGGCCTTCTTCGCGACCACCAAGGTGGccaacggcgccgcggacATTCTCACCACCTCCATCACGCAGCAAGTTGTCCAGCACACGGAGAGACTCGGCTACCACTTAGCCACCTCATATGTGACTCTGAGCCCCGATGTTGTGCACACGAGCGTGCGCATGCTCATCCACAACTTTATCTTTCGGCGAGTGCGGCTCCCTGCGTTGGAGGCTGCAGATGAAGCGTCGCTGCTGGGCGATGGGGGGGACGAGGTGGAGACATACCAGAACTTTGAGCCGCGCCCTGTGGGCCCGCGAAAGGTGCAGTGGGCGGACTCGCCATCGAAGCCGCCGGCACAGGACGTCTCCACTGACCTTTGGAAGTAA
- a CDS encoding ATG8/AUT7/APG8/PAZ2, putative, producing MSSRVAGSYKKAHTLEARLRDAEKVRERAPDRILVICEKAENSPVPDLDKSKFLVPPDATVGGFLVSIRRRITMEAEKALFLFVGDSVPANSTLMSDLFNRYKDEDGFLYVTYSGENTYGWQGLH from the coding sequence ATGTCTTCCAGAGTAGCTGGGTCGTACAAgaaggcgcacacgctggaggcgcgcctgcgcgaTGCGGAAAAGGTCCGTGAGCGTGCTCCCGATCGCATTCTCGTGATTTGCGAGAAGGCAGAAAACTCACCCGTTCCTGATCTGGACAAGAGCAAGTTCTTGGTACCGCCGGACGCGACCGTTGGCGGCTTTCTCGTGAGCATCCGTCGTCGCATCACCATGGAGGCCGAGAAGgcgctctttctctttgtGGGTGACAGCGTCCCGGCAAACAGCACTCTCATGAGCGACCTCTTCAATCGCTACAAGGATGAGGACGGGTTCTTGTACGTGACGTACTCTGGTGAGAACACGTACGGCTGGCAGGGGCTGCACTAG